The nucleotide window TCGGCCATTGGATTCTCACTCATGGAGACCTTTCATGAGCTTCCAACGGGAGAGAAGGGAAAAATAATTTCAAAACTCCGAGAGGCACTGGTTAAAAAAGACGAGGTTCTCTTTGCCTATCTCCACGGCTCTTTTCTTGACGATGGCCCATTCAGGGACATAGACGTGGCCGTTTACGTCAAGTCAAACGTTCCCCCCTTCTACGAGGAGGAACTCGAGGAGGAGTTCTCGAGGGCAGTTGGCCCGCCGGTTGAGGTTAGGGTTCTCAACTATGCCCCCATAACTTTCAGATTCCGCGCAATTGGGGGGCTGCTCCTATTCAGCAGGGACGAAAAGGCCCGGTGCGAGTTTGAGGAGATGACGA belongs to Thermococcus sp. and includes:
- a CDS encoding nucleotidyltransferase domain-containing protein codes for the protein METFHELPTGEKGKIISKLREALVKKDEVLFAYLHGSFLDDGPFRDIDVAVYVKSNVPPFYEEELEEEFSRAVGPPVEVRVLNYAPITFRFRAIGGLLLFSRDEKARCEFEEMTMREYHDYTRYLEIYRREALGIR